From Symphalangus syndactylus isolate Jambi chromosome 17, NHGRI_mSymSyn1-v2.1_pri, whole genome shotgun sequence, one genomic window encodes:
- the LOC134733225 gene encoding mucin-7-like, translated as MTLNVEHWHLPGSAAAKPSNRNIRASKGLRLQDPETGTSAHPWSAAARSSNRTISSSRGLQLQDRQTGTSAPPRVRSCKTLKPEHQLLPRSAAARPSNWNISSSPGPRLQDPKTGTSAPPRVRGCKTLKPEHKLLPRSAAAPSSNRNMSSSLDPRLQDPETGTSAPPGVHGCTTLKPEHQLLPGSAAARPPKRNITCSPGLRLQDPQTGTSAPPRVCGCNTPKREHQLLPRSAASRPPNGNISSSPDLRLHDPQTGTSVPPRVCHCTTLKPEHQLLPGSAAARPSNWNISSSPCLRLHDPQTGSSAPLRECGCTTLKLEHQLFPGSAAARP; from the coding sequence ATGACTCTCAATGTAGAACATTGGCAcctccccgggtctgcggctgcaaaaCCCTCAAACAGGAACATCCGCGCCTCCaagggtctgcggctgcaagaccctgaaaccggaacatcagctcatCCCTGGTCCGCGGCTGCAAGATCCTCAAACCGGACCATCAGCTCCTCCCGGGGTTTGCAGCTGCAAGACcgtcaaaccggaacatcagctcctccccgggtccgcagctgcaagaccctcaaaccggaacatcagctcctccccaggtctgcggctgcaagaccctcaaactggaacatcagctcctccccaggtccgCGGCTGCAAGACCCTAAAACCGGAACATCAGCCCCTCCTCGGGTccgcggctgcaagaccctcaaaccggaacataaGCTCCTCCCCAGGTCCGCGGCTGCACCATCCTCAAACCGGAACATGAGCTCCTCCCTGGATCCGCGGCTGCAAGACCCagaaaccggaacatcagctcctcctggGGTCCATGGCTGCAccaccctcaaaccggaacatcagctcttacccgggtctgcggctgcaagacccccaAAGCGGAACATCACCTGCTCcccaggtctgcggctgcaagacccccaaaccggaacatcagctcctccccgggtctgcggctgcaataCTCCCAAACGGGAACATCAGCTCCTTCCCAGGTCTGCAGCTTCAAGACCCCCAAACGGGAACATTAGCTCCTCCCCGGATCTgcggctgcacgaccctcaaaccggaacatcagtgCCTCCCAGGGTCTGCCACTGCacgaccctcaaaccggaacatcagctcctccctgggtctgcggctgcacgaccctcaaactggaacatcagctcttccCCGTGTCTGCGGTtgcacgaccctcaaactggaTCATCAGCTCCTCTCCGGGAATGTGGAtgcacgaccctcaaactggaacatcagctcttccccgggtctgcggctgcaagaccctaa